In Helicoverpa armigera isolate CAAS_96S chromosome 22, ASM3070526v1, whole genome shotgun sequence, the genomic stretch aagaaaaacctGAATTTGTTAAGTCCTGAATTAGCCAATCCGCTTTAAGCATTAGGGCGCATGATTTTTaggtgtaaaataataataggttgTCAAACTTACAGAATCGATGAGTTTCTGTCCGTACCAGCACAGCAGCCAGGTCTGCGTAAGCGCAGTCACTAGGAATGACTTGTAGGCCACCTCGTTCCACTCTTCAATTAactgaaatatataatttatattattgctCATTTACTGCAGATTCAAACCGACATATAGGTAGGATATAGAAATGCACCGTCAGCAAAGTATAATACTTACAACACAGCAAAACCCACagaagcagatgatgatggaaCTGTTCATAAAGTTGATGAGGAGTGCGAGACTGAACATCCGCTCAACGTCGCCTGTCAACCTGTAAAAGATTGTTTGCACATCACAAGAGAAGAACGTACATAATCTATCGTTACCATCACCATATCGTCATCCACTGCTAACGTAGGCCTAGAGAGCATCAACTATCCCAGTCTTGGGCCCGCTTCGTTGATACAATTTTAGTCTTTAGTTTTTGTCCTCGCAATACAGTTTCAACATTGAGAATAGAATTCTATAAATGGTTAGTACCTGATGATGATCTATAATGGTCCTTACCTGATGAGCGCATGATGTCTGAGCACGATCTGCGTGATCTCTGCGTGGTGTCGCGTCTGCCAGTAGTTGTCGCCCTGCGAGCGCACACGCTCACCCTCCACTCGCAGCATCTCCTCGCTCACCAAGGCTGAACATGTAGGTTACAATCACTATTAAcgtaaaaatcttaattaagtaGGTTACATAACTACTTTATGTAAGACTACTTAGtcgtttctcgcggtttcacccgtgacCCTTGGGAACTACATCTCAAccccggataaaacatagcccatgtcACCCGGGAGTAGTGTGTCTTCTCAATatcgaaagaatttttcaaatcggttcagtagtttcacaGCCATTAGGGTAGTTACaaaaaaaggtacaaaaaaaaaatattagtctAGCTAGAACCACAGATTACTAGAACGTAccaattaacataaaacatgCCCACACACTTTGTAGGTACAGAAGGGAGGGTGCTCGTGCTCGTACCATAACATCTCttacataggtatgtaataagtaggtaatgaaGCTGAGTGACGCATAGTTACCCATAGGGTACGACCGCACGAGCTGCTGGTCGACGGTGACGTAGAACAGTCTCCTCACCCGCCGCGCCAGCAGGTCGAACTGCGTGGTGATGTGGCACAGGAACAGGCAGAACAACATGTCCCACGCCACGTTGAAGTAGATCACCACGCAGGCTGGTGACAAACAAACCCGTTTCGGAGACCCAACAAGTTAGAATACATAAAGAAAATGCTACTGGATATAGAAgctttggtcagtgggtcgacTTAGGGGCGGAGACAAAACCATGGCAGGAATAATAATTCCTGCCATGGTTTTGCATATTCTGAGCATGAAGCTTCAAAACATCATGCTGATTACAAATCTGAATCTGTTCATGCTTTGATGTAGTTTGCATGAATTTATTTTGGCACGACGGAGGGTACCTATGTTTGATTGACTCTGTGAACACTTGATCATTGGTGTAGTGTTTTATGtgtgttatttaaatttaaaatcgtTCACAACCGCATAACCATCCCTTAAGCTTGTTTTTTTAGGCAAGTCTTATTTACGTGTAGTGGTACGTAGCGCAGTCTATATTTGAGTAGGTGTTTGATGAAAACCACACTATCCTGTTTCTTAATGCAAGTGACTTACCATGCCAGGTCTGTAAAACAAGCGTGATCTCGTAGTAGACAGGCTGGTAGGGGTCGAAGGGCAGCCAGTACAGGAAGTGCAGGCCCATTGGCGAGTCGTGGCCGAAGTAACGCGCGAGCGTCAGGAAGTACGGCGGCGATAGGAAGCTGATCAGCAGAGCGTTGTTGCACCAGTAGTAGCCTGGGAAATAAAACGTTATTGGTTCGAAGTTTGTTATTTAACCCTCTGAAAAGTGCTGCTGATTACAGgtttgtaaaaacttaggaaatgtTTGATTTGTGCTTCAAAACTATACATCCCTTTAGTTCAGATTACTTAGCTCAGGATAAAGTACGTAGCGcacctatgtatattaaaattaaattaagaatgtatgtacctaatgtaGCACATAAATAATTGATGTTTGAAATATACCTTTGACAATAATGTTGAGCTGCTTTAACGCGCCGCTGATGATTTCATGCTCCTCCTCAGAGACTTCGCCCTGAGGCCACATGGCGCGCAGCTCGTTCGTCAGGTTCTCAAACACCGGTCGGTGGATCACCATGTTGATGGACTTGAACATTGCTAGAGacagttaaatat encodes the following:
- the LOC110377040 gene encoding odorant receptor 4, whose protein sequence is MTSILRKYGFKRKSKQRFNEKVYTKKDYDESYAPTKKVLGWVAIRMTHSISENATKWWDRFYWFEMFNLFLTGPSEMVSMVSTAYEAKTFLDSIKVFRMMPCFGCVVLSMFKSINMVIHRPVFENLTNELRAMWPQGEVSEEEHEIISGALKQLNIIVKGYYWCNNALLISFLSPPYFLTLARYFGHDSPMGLHFLYWLPFDPYQPVYYEITLVLQTWHACVVIYFNVAWDMLFCLFLCHITTQFDLLARRVRRLFYVTVDQQLVRSYPMALVSEEMLRVEGERVRSQGDNYWQTRHHAEITQIVLRHHALIRLTGDVERMFSLALLINFMNSSIIICFCGFCCVLIEEWNEVAYKSFLVTALTQTWLLCWYGQKLIDSSKRLADALYDCGWYNASKKARSAVLIMLHRAQKGIYVTTHGFSVISLASYSTIIKTAWSYFTLLLNFFKDKSANL